One genomic window of Luteitalea pratensis includes the following:
- a CDS encoding acyltransferase family protein produces the protein MTPSPRKVLTTPAAGSSPRLLFIDALRGFDMFWITGGDDICRALAVWLGWTWLGHHMEHRPWEGFVFYDLIFPLFVFIVGIVLPMSLKKYEGRPSAAYPRILRRFVLLLLLGWIHGGLLQLDFAQMRWPGVLQRIAISYLFTAIAVQHLKARGQAILATALLLGYWALLAFVPAPGFRAYDLSPEGNLVGYLDRLLIPGKFCCYPFGDNEGLLSNIPAIATCLFGALTGWWLTQPRPVMRKFQGLVLAGVASLIIGVAWAPLFPIIKNLWTSSYVMIAAGWSLLLVAAFYFVIDISGKTRWAFPFVVIGVNALTIYVLQEFVSFPEMAKYLFGGVAMLTGAAAAVVLAVGATALRWLLLRYLYRNGTFLRV, from the coding sequence GTGACCCCCTCTCCACGCAAGGTGTTGACGACTCCCGCGGCCGGGTCGTCGCCACGGCTCCTGTTCATCGACGCCCTGCGAGGCTTCGACATGTTCTGGATCACGGGCGGCGACGACATCTGCCGCGCCCTTGCGGTCTGGCTCGGGTGGACGTGGCTAGGCCACCACATGGAACACCGGCCCTGGGAAGGGTTCGTGTTCTATGACCTGATCTTCCCGCTGTTCGTGTTCATCGTCGGCATCGTGCTGCCGATGTCGCTCAAGAAGTACGAGGGCCGTCCCTCGGCGGCCTACCCCCGCATCCTGCGGCGGTTCGTGCTCCTGCTCCTGCTCGGCTGGATTCATGGCGGGCTGCTGCAATTGGACTTCGCCCAGATGCGATGGCCTGGCGTGCTTCAGCGCATCGCCATCAGCTATCTGTTCACGGCCATCGCCGTTCAGCACCTGAAGGCGCGAGGTCAGGCCATCCTCGCGACCGCGCTGCTGCTCGGCTACTGGGCGCTACTCGCCTTCGTCCCGGCGCCGGGCTTCCGCGCCTACGACCTCTCCCCGGAAGGCAACCTGGTCGGCTATCTCGATCGGCTTCTCATCCCGGGCAAGTTCTGCTGCTATCCCTTCGGCGACAACGAAGGCCTGCTGTCGAACATCCCGGCGATCGCGACCTGCCTGTTCGGCGCGCTCACCGGGTGGTGGCTGACGCAGCCCCGGCCGGTGATGCGGAAGTTCCAGGGACTCGTGCTCGCCGGGGTGGCGAGCCTGATCATCGGCGTCGCGTGGGCGCCGCTGTTCCCGATCATCAAGAACCTGTGGACCAGTTCGTACGTGATGATCGCCGCGGGCTGGAGCCTGCTGCTCGTTGCCGCCTTCTACTTCGTGATCGACATCAGCGGCAAAACGCGGTGGGCGTTCCCGTTCGTCGTGATTGGCGTCAACGCGCTCACGATTTACGTGCTGCAGGAATTCGTCAGCTTCCCGGAGATGGCCAAGTACCTGTTTGGCGGCGTGGCGATGCTGACGGGAGCCGCGGCGGCAGTGGTGCTGGCCGTCGGCGCGACGGCCCTGCGGTGGCTTCTGTTGCGGTACCTCTACAGGAACGGGACGTTCCTGCGAGTCTAG
- the accD gene encoding acetyl-CoA carboxylase, carboxyltransferase subunit beta — translation MAWFKRVPKPITAAQKTSRIPEGVWVKCPDCGQALYKKDLDGNLQVCPKCAHHFRLGAAERLAMLFDGPWVEHDRDLASTDPLSFIDTKPYSQRLRTAQESSGLKDAIICGTGTIDGTETEIAAMEYSFIGGSMGVVVGEKITRAIERGLQHRRPVIVVSCSGGARMMEGTLSLMQMAKVSAALARLDRAGLPYISVLTDPTTGGVTASFAMLGDFNIAEPKALIGFAGPRVIEQTIRQKLPEGFQRAEFLVEHGMVDMIVDRRKLKAAIADALRFMHTPA, via the coding sequence ATGGCCTGGTTCAAGCGCGTCCCCAAACCCATCACCGCAGCGCAGAAGACGAGCCGCATCCCGGAAGGCGTCTGGGTCAAGTGCCCCGACTGCGGCCAGGCGCTCTACAAGAAAGACCTCGACGGCAATCTCCAGGTGTGCCCGAAGTGCGCGCATCATTTCCGCCTCGGCGCCGCCGAGCGGCTCGCGATGCTGTTCGACGGCCCGTGGGTGGAACACGATCGCGATCTGGCTTCCACCGACCCGCTGAGCTTCATCGACACCAAGCCCTACTCGCAGCGCCTGCGCACGGCGCAGGAGTCGAGCGGCCTCAAGGACGCGATCATCTGCGGCACCGGCACGATCGACGGCACCGAGACCGAGATCGCCGCGATGGAGTACTCGTTCATCGGCGGCAGCATGGGCGTGGTCGTCGGCGAGAAGATCACGCGCGCGATTGAACGCGGCCTGCAGCATCGGCGGCCAGTGATCGTCGTCTCGTGCTCCGGTGGCGCACGCATGATGGAGGGCACGCTGTCACTGATGCAGATGGCCAAGGTCAGCGCCGCGCTGGCCCGCCTCGATCGGGCAGGACTCCCGTACATCTCCGTGCTCACCGATCCCACGACGGGCGGTGTGACGGCGAGCTTCGCCATGCTCGGCGACTTCAACATCGCCGAGCCGAAGGCCCTCATCGGCTTTGCCGGCCCCCGTGTCATCGAACAGACCATCCGGCAGAAACTGCCGGAGGGCTTCCAGCGCGCCGAGTTCCTCGTGGAACATGGCATGGTCGACATGATCGTCGACCGCCGCAAGCTCAAGGCCGCGATCGCCGACGCGTTGAGGTTCATGCACACACCGGCATGA
- a CDS encoding deoxynucleoside kinase, with the protein MDARYLAIEGPPGVGKAVLAERLGQQLDASLVLDEVENPFAADRNARGTGAAFQAQLFHLLARHRQQETLRQGDLFSQATVCDYLFDKDKILAYLTLDDNELFIYQRLYDLLARDLPTPDVVVYLQCPTDRLRKRLRDRARRSPDRRSVDDENLRELNDAFNHFFFHYAGAPLLVVETSSLDLDWQDEDVEDLLRQIEHMQQGTQYYVPRQR; encoded by the coding sequence GTGGACGCGCGCTACCTCGCGATCGAGGGTCCTCCAGGCGTCGGTAAGGCCGTACTCGCCGAACGCCTCGGTCAGCAACTCGATGCGAGCCTCGTCCTCGACGAGGTCGAGAACCCGTTTGCCGCCGACCGCAACGCCCGCGGCACGGGCGCCGCCTTCCAGGCCCAGCTGTTCCACCTGCTGGCCAGGCATCGTCAGCAGGAGACGCTCCGCCAGGGCGACCTCTTCAGCCAGGCGACGGTGTGCGATTACCTGTTCGACAAGGACAAGATCCTCGCGTACCTCACCCTCGACGACAACGAGCTGTTCATCTACCAGCGCCTCTACGACCTGCTCGCGCGCGACCTGCCCACTCCCGATGTGGTCGTCTACCTCCAGTGCCCGACCGACAGGCTCCGGAAGCGCCTGAGGGACCGGGCACGGCGTTCGCCGGATCGCCGCAGCGTCGACGACGAGAATCTCCGCGAACTGAACGACGCGTTCAACCACTTCTTCTTTCACTACGCTGGCGCGCCACTGCTGGTGGTCGAGACGTCCTCGCTGGACCTCGACTGGCAGGACGAGGACGTCGAGGACCTGTTGCGCCAGATCGAGCACATGCAGCAGGGGACGCAGTACTACGTGCCGCGCCAGCGCTGA
- a CDS encoding LPS-assembly protein LptD, producing the protein MHSFLTLRVLTLLFALSVVPCAAIAQQVPGFKLSRQLKIEIEGSKFHFLGEVEMTDDGGKQKFFADRVDYDTETRLMVATGNVVYTSPQTRIAAEKLEFDLDTKVGTFYNATGSSYLGDKVDKSFFGTQEADALFYGEVIEKVGPKRYKITHGGFTSCVQPTPRWELVSSTSTVELDEYALLKNTVLKVKGVPMFYLPVMYYPIQADDRATGFLLPTYGSSIVRGPSISNAFFWAINRSQDATVYHDWFTKRGQGLGAEYRYVAGTGSQGNFTTYYLKEKEATYTSSSGTVTTPAATNYEVRANVAQVLPLNLRARGNVDYFSSIVTRSTFNQNPYDWSSRTRSMRGNLSGNWGRQSVSASYDTTELFYSETASSLQGGTPRLAYSLAQSRIGETPLYYSFNSEYVSMARLDTDGDREIDQGLNRFDVNPTLRVPFNKLPYLTFNSSVSYHYTRYSESYVKDLTNRDVQAEVPLTRSYWDLRTDIVGPKFTKVWDTPDNGYAEKFKHTIEPTFTVQRLTAFDDFDRIVKLEGYDFTYGGTTRIAYGIVNRFTAKRRSGASSARTKDFLTIGVTQSYYSDPQASLYDFGAYPLNYYGRAPSKFSPIALGATLALAEKTSISTRLDWDDRAGEFQSIRLNGSYALREWLDVNGGWSQRKISFFPDRPDKFFNASTNFKTKTNRFGGTYAFYYDLGRKVMMDQRIVGYYNAQCCGVVVEYQQYNYPQYSTYAVPQDHRFNIGFTLAGLGTFSNFLGAFGGNTGQSGGFGSRSF; encoded by the coding sequence GTGCACTCATTTCTGACGCTCCGTGTCCTCACGCTCTTGTTCGCCCTGAGCGTGGTGCCGTGCGCCGCGATCGCGCAGCAGGTCCCTGGCTTCAAGCTGTCGCGGCAGCTGAAAATCGAGATCGAAGGCTCGAAGTTCCACTTCCTCGGCGAGGTGGAGATGACCGACGACGGCGGCAAGCAGAAGTTCTTCGCCGACCGGGTCGACTACGACACCGAGACGCGCCTGATGGTCGCGACCGGCAACGTCGTCTACACGTCGCCGCAGACGCGCATTGCTGCCGAGAAACTCGAGTTCGACCTCGACACCAAGGTCGGCACCTTCTACAACGCCACCGGATCGAGCTACCTCGGCGACAAGGTCGACAAGAGCTTCTTCGGTACGCAGGAGGCCGACGCGCTGTTCTACGGTGAGGTGATCGAGAAGGTCGGGCCCAAACGCTACAAGATCACGCACGGCGGGTTCACGAGCTGCGTGCAGCCGACGCCTCGCTGGGAACTCGTGTCGAGCACCTCGACGGTCGAGCTCGACGAGTACGCCCTGCTCAAGAACACGGTGCTGAAGGTGAAGGGCGTGCCGATGTTCTACCTGCCGGTGATGTACTACCCGATCCAGGCCGACGATCGCGCCACCGGCTTCCTGCTGCCGACCTATGGCTCCTCGATCGTGCGCGGGCCGAGCATCAGCAACGCGTTCTTCTGGGCGATCAATCGCAGCCAGGACGCGACCGTCTACCACGACTGGTTTACCAAGCGCGGCCAGGGCCTCGGCGCCGAGTACCGCTACGTGGCCGGCACGGGCTCGCAGGGCAACTTCACGACCTACTACCTGAAGGAAAAGGAAGCCACGTACACGAGCTCGTCGGGCACGGTGACCACGCCGGCGGCGACCAACTACGAGGTGCGCGCGAACGTCGCGCAGGTGCTGCCGCTCAACCTGCGGGCGCGCGGGAACGTCGACTACTTCTCCAGCATCGTCACCCGGTCGACGTTCAACCAGAACCCCTACGACTGGTCGTCGCGCACGCGCAGCATGCGCGGCAACCTGTCGGGCAACTGGGGTCGGCAGAGTGTCAGCGCCAGCTACGACACCACGGAGTTGTTCTATTCGGAAACCGCGTCCAGCCTGCAGGGCGGCACGCCGCGCCTGGCGTACAGCCTCGCCCAGAGCCGTATCGGGGAAACGCCGCTGTACTACAGCTTCAACAGCGAGTACGTCTCGATGGCACGCCTCGACACCGATGGTGACCGCGAGATCGACCAGGGACTGAACCGGTTCGACGTGAACCCGACGCTGCGGGTGCCGTTCAACAAGCTGCCGTACCTGACGTTCAACTCGTCGGTGTCCTATCACTACACGCGCTACAGCGAGAGCTACGTCAAGGATCTCACCAACCGCGACGTGCAGGCCGAGGTGCCGCTGACGCGCAGCTACTGGGACCTGCGTACCGACATCGTCGGACCGAAGTTCACCAAGGTGTGGGACACGCCCGACAACGGTTACGCGGAGAAGTTCAAGCACACGATCGAGCCGACGTTCACCGTGCAGCGCCTGACCGCCTTCGACGACTTCGATCGGATCGTCAAGCTCGAGGGCTACGACTTCACCTACGGTGGCACGACCCGCATCGCGTACGGGATCGTCAACCGGTTCACGGCCAAGCGGCGCAGCGGGGCGTCATCGGCGCGGACGAAGGACTTCCTGACCATCGGTGTCACCCAGAGCTACTACAGCGACCCGCAGGCGAGCCTCTATGACTTCGGGGCGTACCCGCTGAACTACTACGGGCGGGCGCCGAGCAAGTTCTCGCCGATCGCCCTCGGCGCCACGCTCGCTTTGGCCGAGAAGACCTCGATCAGCACGCGCCTCGACTGGGACGATCGGGCCGGCGAGTTCCAGAGCATCCGCCTGAACGGCTCCTACGCGCTGCGCGAGTGGCTCGACGTGAACGGCGGCTGGAGCCAGCGCAAGATCTCGTTCTTCCCGGATCGGCCCGACAAGTTCTTCAACGCGAGCACCAACTTCAAGACGAAGACGAACCGGTTTGGCGGCACCTACGCGTTCTACTACGACCTCGGTCGCAAGGTGATGATGGACCAGCGCATCGTCGGCTACTACAACGCGCAGTGCTGCGGGGTGGTCGTGGAATACCAGCAGTACAACTATCCGCAGTACTCGACGTACGCGGTGCCGCAGGACCATCGGTTCAACATCGGGTTCACGCTGGCCGGGCTCGGCACGTTCTCGAACTTCCTGGGCGCCTTCGGCGGCAACACCGGCCAGTCCGGCGGCTTCGGGAGCCGCTCCTTCTAG
- a CDS encoding HEAT repeat domain-containing protein, which translates to MTRRLLPLASLAVATACASAPPPPAPVVAPPYEPKIASILRLEDHRVLEDERSRPAPAPPPAVDRRGRPVPAPPPPPAMDLVSLLGDTDARVRRRAALAIGRVGLASGGTALAGRLQDPDAEVRAMVAFGLGLIGDAAGVEPLITALGDPSVLVKGRAAHALGLLGTEKAARAAPAIAQMVKLLVDGGAIATPPPDDEPRGSGEAEAVRRGLIALTALRSYDGLATAVLDAQGRPRSGWWPIAAALSRVGDDRAVPALTELVSSPSPYTAGYALRGLGERKAVAAVPTLLPLLDVARQVHPQVRVVAVRAAGQLRDARATAPLLALLRQKEVPQGLELEIIDALAQIGGREAEPELIDRLTAKSPFVRAAALRSLARVDALSFTTVLSGLDPDNDWRVRAAMADALTTLSPENATPMLEQLIADKDARVLPAALRAWHKLTLPNLEKHLTAALTREDVPVRAAAASLAGEQKITTMRDALVAAWQRSRTDAGDDARWAALESLAVIDPAAARAPMEETLADRDWSMRLRAARWLVSQDPASDALSRIRPAPTAVAADLYDAPRLITPSFSPQVYIDTAKGTVQVELAVLDAPLTVENFIALARRGYFDGLPIHRVVPAFVVQGGDPRGDGSGGPGYSIRDELSDRAYARGTVGMALSGPDTGGSQWFVTHAPQPHLEGRYTVFGQVVQGMDVVDRLEVGDTITRVRVWDGVTPPPQ; encoded by the coding sequence ATGACGCGTCGCTTGCTGCCCCTCGCCTCACTGGCGGTGGCTACCGCTTGTGCGTCGGCGCCGCCGCCGCCAGCCCCGGTTGTCGCCCCTCCGTACGAACCCAAAATCGCCAGCATCCTGCGCCTGGAGGATCACCGCGTGCTCGAGGACGAACGGTCGCGGCCGGCCCCGGCGCCGCCACCAGCCGTGGATCGTCGAGGGCGCCCGGTGCCTGCGCCCCCGCCGCCTCCGGCGATGGATCTGGTCAGCCTCCTCGGCGACACCGACGCGCGTGTCCGTCGTCGCGCTGCCCTGGCCATTGGTCGCGTCGGCCTCGCCTCTGGTGGGACCGCGCTTGCGGGCCGCCTGCAGGATCCCGATGCCGAGGTGCGTGCGATGGTGGCGTTCGGGCTGGGCCTGATCGGCGACGCCGCCGGCGTCGAGCCGCTGATTACGGCCCTCGGTGACCCGAGCGTGCTGGTGAAGGGACGCGCCGCGCATGCTCTCGGGTTGCTCGGCACGGAAAAGGCTGCCAGGGCCGCGCCCGCGATCGCGCAGATGGTGAAGTTGCTGGTAGACGGCGGTGCGATCGCGACGCCGCCGCCCGACGACGAGCCACGCGGCAGCGGCGAGGCCGAGGCCGTGCGGCGTGGCCTGATCGCGCTGACCGCCCTGCGCAGTTACGACGGCCTGGCTACCGCGGTGCTGGACGCCCAGGGGCGGCCGCGGAGCGGATGGTGGCCGATCGCGGCGGCCCTGTCGCGGGTGGGTGACGACCGCGCCGTGCCGGCGTTGACCGAACTGGTGTCGTCACCGTCGCCATACACGGCCGGTTATGCGCTGCGCGGACTGGGCGAGCGGAAGGCGGTTGCCGCCGTGCCCACGCTCCTGCCCCTGCTCGACGTCGCGCGCCAGGTCCACCCGCAGGTGCGTGTCGTCGCCGTCAGGGCTGCCGGGCAGCTTCGCGACGCCCGGGCCACCGCGCCACTGCTCGCGCTGTTGCGCCAGAAGGAGGTCCCGCAGGGGCTCGAACTCGAGATCATCGACGCGCTGGCGCAGATTGGCGGGCGCGAGGCCGAGCCCGAACTGATCGATCGACTCACGGCGAAATCGCCGTTCGTGCGCGCCGCGGCACTACGATCGCTGGCGCGCGTGGACGCGCTCTCGTTCACGACGGTGCTGTCAGGCCTGGATCCGGACAACGACTGGCGCGTGCGTGCCGCCATGGCGGATGCACTGACGACGCTTTCTCCCGAGAACGCGACGCCGATGCTCGAGCAGTTGATTGCCGACAAGGACGCGCGCGTCCTGCCGGCGGCGCTGCGCGCATGGCACAAATTGACGCTGCCCAACCTCGAGAAGCACCTGACGGCGGCACTCACTCGCGAGGACGTCCCCGTGCGGGCGGCGGCAGCATCGCTTGCCGGTGAGCAGAAGATCACCACGATGCGCGACGCGCTCGTCGCCGCGTGGCAGCGGTCCCGCACCGACGCCGGCGACGACGCGCGCTGGGCTGCGCTCGAGTCGCTGGCGGTCATCGATCCGGCGGCGGCACGAGCGCCCATGGAAGAAACGCTCGCCGATCGCGACTGGTCGATGCGGTTGCGGGCCGCGCGGTGGCTGGTGTCGCAGGACCCGGCCAGCGACGCGCTGTCACGCATCCGGCCGGCGCCGACAGCCGTGGCGGCCGACCTGTACGACGCGCCGCGCCTGATCACGCCGTCGTTCTCGCCGCAGGTGTACATCGACACGGCCAAGGGCACGGTGCAGGTGGAACTGGCGGTGCTCGATGCACCCTTGACGGTCGAGAACTTCATCGCCCTGGCGCGCCGGGGTTACTTCGACGGCTTGCCGATCCATCGCGTGGTGCCTGCGTTCGTCGTGCAGGGCGGTGATCCCCGCGGTGATGGCAGTGGCGGGCCCGGCTACAGCATCCGCGACGAGCTCAGCGATCGCGCCTATGCGCGCGGCACCGTCGGCATGGCGCTGTCGGGACCAGACACCGGCGGCAGCCAGTGGTTCGTGACGCATGCGCCGCAGCCGCACCTCGAAGGGCGATACACGGTGTTCGGCCAGGTGGTACAGGGCATGGACGTCGTCGACCGGCTCGAAGTCGGCGACACGATCACGCGCGTGCGGGTCTGGGACGGGGTGACGCCACCACCACAGTGA
- a CDS encoding NAD-dependent epimerase/dehydratase family protein, whose translation MAGVLVTGAAGFAAGHLLSLLRHEGPVEGWYRPDVPPPPDAPTPEQGVNWRAVDLRDDQAVNSAIAHLRPAAVYHLAGAANQGAAWANTDVALELNALVTHVLLRAVAQHSPHARVLVTTSAAVYAASEAPQREDSRLAPATPYGVSKLAQEMVALQAARNEHLDVVVVRPFNHIGPGQDLGFFAPAFARQLARIEAGLEAGPMRVGNLTPRRDFCDVRDTVRAYHLLMRHGARGEVYNVCRGEAVEIGMLLDMLRSEVTTPVEVMVDPEKLRPVDMPLLVGDRTRLTSSTGWEPEMPLARTLHDILAEQRALVGNT comes from the coding sequence ATGGCGGGGGTCCTCGTCACGGGCGCGGCCGGCTTCGCAGCCGGTCACCTGCTGTCGCTGTTGCGGCACGAGGGGCCTGTCGAGGGCTGGTACCGACCTGACGTGCCGCCGCCACCTGACGCGCCAACGCCGGAGCAGGGCGTGAACTGGCGCGCCGTCGACCTGCGCGATGATCAGGCGGTCAACAGCGCGATCGCGCACCTGCGGCCCGCGGCGGTCTACCATCTCGCCGGCGCGGCCAACCAGGGCGCGGCGTGGGCCAATACCGACGTCGCGCTGGAACTGAATGCGCTCGTGACCCACGTCCTGCTGCGTGCGGTCGCGCAGCACAGCCCACACGCGCGCGTGCTCGTGACGACGTCAGCGGCCGTCTACGCCGCGTCCGAGGCGCCACAGCGCGAGGATTCGCGATTGGCGCCCGCCACGCCCTACGGTGTCAGCAAGCTGGCGCAGGAGATGGTGGCCCTGCAGGCCGCCCGCAACGAGCATCTCGACGTCGTCGTCGTGCGGCCCTTCAACCACATCGGGCCGGGGCAGGATCTCGGGTTTTTCGCACCGGCATTCGCGCGCCAGCTGGCGCGCATCGAGGCGGGGCTCGAGGCAGGACCGATGCGGGTGGGCAACCTCACGCCTCGCCGTGACTTCTGCGACGTACGCGACACGGTACGTGCCTATCACCTGCTGATGCGGCATGGCGCCCGGGGCGAGGTCTACAACGTGTGCCGCGGCGAGGCCGTCGAGATCGGCATGCTGCTGGACATGCTGCGGTCCGAGGTGACCACGCCGGTGGAGGTGATGGTGGACCCGGAAAAGCTGCGCCCCGTCGACATGCCCTTGCTCGTCGGCGATCGCACCCGGCTCACGAGCAGTACCGGCTGGGAGCCGGAGATGCCGCTCGCCCGGACGCTGCACGATATCCTGGCCGAGCAGCGAGCGCTCGTCGGCAACACGTAA
- a CDS encoding bifunctional folylpolyglutamate synthase/dihydrofolate synthase: MTPQQRLATREFFGIKLGLDTMAALVEALGHPERTFLPVIVAGTNGKGSVTAMVSRALRAAGLRAGRYTSPHLVHLRERFAIDDVDVDDDVLDNALDAVFDAEAALLSRAALPGPATYFELTTAAALVVFRAAAVDVAVVEVGLGGRHDATNIVRAPYAAITSIAFDHMAHLGDTLAAIAREKAGVIMPGAIVVSGVGDHEAAAVIADTCAAQGANLVRADEDAEVDVTMHGGETTIRLRTPFRAYGPVRLALRGGHQVTNAVVAVRLLEALEFAGVGGGAKAITTGLADASWPGRLERRTLANGVPLVLDGAHNPAGAEALARWLREAGFWPMTLVTACMRDKDVEGLLSPLLPLATRIVATAVDFPRALPATDLAATIRALAPGLPVQVAPSPAAAMAAASEHRARAVVAGSLLLVGAVRAWLDAAPVTRDPA; this comes from the coding sequence ATGACGCCGCAGCAACGCCTCGCCACGCGCGAGTTCTTCGGCATCAAGCTCGGGCTCGACACCATGGCCGCCCTCGTCGAGGCGCTCGGCCATCCCGAACGTACCTTTCTTCCGGTCATCGTCGCCGGGACCAACGGCAAGGGCTCGGTCACCGCGATGGTGTCGCGTGCGCTCCGCGCCGCTGGCCTGCGCGCGGGCCGCTATACCTCTCCGCATCTCGTGCATCTCCGCGAACGCTTCGCCATCGACGATGTGGACGTCGACGATGACGTGCTGGACAACGCTTTGGACGCCGTGTTCGACGCCGAGGCGGCGCTCCTGTCGCGCGCTGCCCTGCCAGGGCCGGCAACCTACTTCGAGCTGACCACCGCCGCGGCGCTCGTCGTCTTTCGCGCGGCCGCCGTTGACGTCGCGGTTGTCGAGGTCGGGCTCGGCGGTCGTCACGATGCCACCAACATCGTGCGTGCGCCGTACGCCGCGATCACGTCCATCGCGTTCGACCACATGGCACATCTCGGCGACACTCTCGCGGCGATCGCACGCGAGAAGGCAGGCGTCATCATGCCCGGCGCGATAGTCGTCAGCGGGGTCGGCGACCATGAAGCCGCCGCAGTCATTGCCGATACCTGCGCGGCGCAGGGAGCCAACCTCGTGCGCGCCGACGAGGACGCGGAGGTCGACGTCACCATGCACGGCGGGGAGACGACGATTCGGCTGCGGACGCCGTTTCGTGCCTACGGCCCGGTGCGCCTTGCGCTGCGCGGCGGTCACCAGGTCACCAACGCCGTCGTCGCCGTGCGTCTGCTCGAGGCGCTCGAGTTCGCCGGTGTCGGCGGCGGTGCGAAGGCGATCACGACGGGCCTCGCCGATGCGTCATGGCCCGGACGACTCGAACGGCGGACGCTCGCGAACGGCGTCCCCCTGGTCCTCGACGGTGCCCACAATCCTGCCGGCGCCGAGGCGCTCGCTCGATGGCTGCGCGAGGCGGGATTCTGGCCGATGACGTTGGTCACTGCCTGCATGCGCGACAAGGACGTCGAGGGCCTGCTGTCGCCCCTGCTGCCTCTGGCTACTCGCATCGTCGCCACCGCGGTGGACTTCCCGCGGGCGCTCCCGGCCACGGACCTGGCGGCAACGATCCGCGCCCTCGCGCCCGGTTTGCCGGTGCAGGTCGCGCCAAGCCCGGCCGCCGCGATGGCCGCGGCGTCGGAACACCGTGCACGTGCCGTCGTGGCCGGCTCGCTGTTGCTCGTCGGTGCGGTCCGCGCATGGCTCGACGCGGCACCGGTCACGCGAGATCCCGCGTGA
- a CDS encoding SPL family radical SAM protein, whose amino-acid sequence MARQIALFEAPLTTRGVADIVRTEGVAGLPSATRLADDAHYQEVVCRSALNHTKGMPFRWTLNPYRGCTHACQYCFARRYQTQLEMGVGDQFSSYIFVKRNVAEQLARELARPAWRPELVAVGTATDPYQPIEGRYRLTRTCLAHLDAANTPIGLVTKGPMVVRDTDILARMSQRGLATVYVSVPTVDAVWERLEPGTAPPIQRLRAVRHLLDAGVRAGVLMSPLVPGFTTHPSRIEATLAAMADMGVPLLGGNVLHLQDGSRDHFLHFLETEAPHLREKYARLYVAKYPDPSYTAQVKGILAALRARYANRRTPGEDVRRKTDWIDDEL is encoded by the coding sequence ATGGCACGACAGATCGCGCTGTTCGAAGCCCCGCTCACAACCCGGGGCGTCGCCGATATCGTCAGGACCGAAGGCGTGGCCGGCCTGCCCTCGGCGACCCGGCTCGCTGACGACGCGCACTACCAGGAGGTCGTGTGCCGCTCGGCCCTGAACCACACGAAGGGGATGCCGTTCCGCTGGACGCTCAACCCGTATCGTGGCTGCACGCATGCCTGCCAGTACTGCTTCGCCCGTCGCTACCAGACACAGCTGGAGATGGGCGTGGGCGACCAGTTCTCGTCCTACATCTTCGTCAAACGCAACGTGGCCGAGCAGCTCGCGCGCGAACTCGCGCGCCCGGCATGGCGGCCGGAACTGGTGGCCGTGGGGACGGCGACCGATCCCTACCAGCCGATCGAAGGCCGCTACCGCCTGACGCGCACATGCCTCGCGCATCTCGACGCCGCGAACACGCCGATTGGCCTCGTCACCAAGGGGCCGATGGTCGTGCGAGACACCGACATCCTTGCGAGGATGTCGCAGCGTGGACTGGCGACCGTGTACGTCAGCGTGCCGACGGTCGACGCCGTCTGGGAGCGCCTCGAACCCGGCACGGCACCGCCGATACAGCGGTTGAGGGCGGTGCGCCACCTGCTCGACGCAGGCGTGCGGGCCGGAGTGCTCATGAGTCCCCTGGTCCCCGGCTTCACGACGCACCCCTCGCGAATCGAGGCAACGCTGGCGGCCATGGCGGACATGGGAGTGCCGTTGCTCGGTGGCAACGTCCTCCATCTCCAGGACGGCAGTCGCGATCACTTCCTGCATTTCCTCGAGACGGAGGCACCACACCTGCGCGAGAAGTACGCGCGCCTGTACGTGGCCAAGTATCCCGACCCGTCCTACACGGCGCAGGTGAAGGGCATCCTCGCGGCCCTGCGCGCCCGATATGCAAACCGCCGCACGCCCGGTGAGGACGTACGGCGGAAAACGGACTGGATAGACGATGAACTCTGA